Proteins from one Pseudomonas bijieensis genomic window:
- a CDS encoding Lrp/AsnC family transcriptional regulator → MSACISPSESLWQVPPRPDETPLALRLVELTQAGLPLLEDPWAWLAEQLGLSVESTLDLLKRLQAEGAIRRIAAVPNHYRLGYRHNGMTVWDVADTDISRLGALLGAQPFVSHCYRRPRRPGWRYNLFAMVHGRSREEIDSYREHLRYLLGDACAADDMLVSSRILKKTGLRLSPVGAKLARETGASVL, encoded by the coding sequence ATGTCGGCCTGTATTTCCCCGTCTGAGTCTTTGTGGCAAGTGCCACCACGGCCGGATGAAACGCCCCTGGCCCTGCGGCTGGTGGAACTGACCCAGGCCGGCCTGCCCTTGCTCGAAGACCCCTGGGCCTGGCTGGCCGAGCAACTGGGCCTGAGTGTGGAATCCACCCTCGACCTGCTCAAGCGCTTGCAGGCCGAAGGCGCGATCCGCCGCATCGCTGCCGTGCCCAATCACTATCGCCTGGGCTATCGCCACAACGGCATGACGGTCTGGGACGTGGCCGACACCGACATCTCACGCCTCGGCGCGCTGCTGGGCGCGCAGCCCTTCGTCAGCCATTGCTACCGGCGCCCGCGCCGGCCCGGCTGGCGCTACAACCTGTTCGCCATGGTCCATGGCCGTAGCCGCGAAGAAATCGACAGCTACCGCGAACACCTGCGCTACCTGCTGGGGGACGCCTGTGCCGCCGACGACATGCTGGTGAGCAGCCGCATCCTGAAAAAAACCGGCCTGCGCCTGTCGCCTGTGGGAGCAAAGCTTGCTCGCGAAACAGGTGCGTCGGTTTTATGA
- the nirJ gene encoding heme d1 biosynthesis radical SAM protein NirJ, translated as MLRISHYLRALAGQCPPPRVAPPGSQRPPVVIWNLLRRCNLTCKHCYATSADSVFRDELDTAAALQVIDDLHDAGVRVLILSGGEPLLRDDLFQLSAYARGKGLFLALSTNGTLIDASNIQHISEAHFDYVGISIDGLEAIHDEFRQLKGSFARSMAAIRLCREQGIRVGLRTTLTQQNHAQLPRLLDLMNEYDVQKFYLSHLNYSGRGKRSRKLDAHQQMSREAMTLIFERAWHDIEQGRDSDFVSGNNDADAILLLQWVSRRLPQHYTALERMLRAWGGNASGSGIANIDNTGEVHPDTYWWQHSVGNVRQTPFKRLWSERPDALLLKLREHPRAVGGRCGQCRWLAICNGNTRTRAWADGDLWGQDPGCHLSDEEIGLHAIPSVATPCA; from the coding sequence ATGTTGAGGATCAGCCACTACCTGCGAGCCCTGGCCGGGCAATGCCCCCCTCCACGGGTCGCGCCACCGGGCAGCCAGCGCCCGCCGGTGGTGATCTGGAACCTGCTCAGGCGCTGCAACCTGACCTGCAAACACTGCTATGCGACCTCGGCCGACAGCGTGTTTCGCGATGAACTGGACACCGCGGCGGCGCTCCAGGTCATCGATGACCTGCATGATGCCGGGGTTCGCGTGCTGATCCTGTCCGGCGGCGAACCCTTGCTGCGCGACGACCTCTTCCAGCTCAGCGCCTATGCCCGCGGCAAGGGCCTTTTCCTCGCCCTGTCCACCAACGGCACACTGATCGACGCGAGCAATATCCAGCACATCAGCGAGGCACACTTCGATTACGTCGGCATCAGCATCGACGGCCTGGAAGCGATCCACGATGAATTCCGCCAGCTCAAGGGCAGTTTCGCCCGCTCCATGGCGGCCATCCGGCTCTGCCGCGAACAAGGGATCCGGGTCGGGTTGCGCACCACCCTCACCCAGCAGAACCATGCTCAACTGCCCCGGTTGCTGGACCTGATGAACGAATACGATGTGCAGAAATTCTATCTGTCGCATCTGAACTACAGCGGACGCGGCAAGCGCAGTCGCAAGCTCGATGCCCACCAGCAGATGAGCCGCGAGGCCATGACCTTGATCTTCGAGCGGGCCTGGCACGACATCGAACAGGGCCGCGACAGTGACTTCGTCAGCGGCAACAACGACGCCGATGCGATCCTGTTGCTGCAATGGGTATCCCGCCGACTACCGCAACACTACACCGCACTGGAACGGATGCTGCGGGCCTGGGGCGGCAACGCGTCGGGTAGCGGCATCGCCAACATCGACAATACCGGCGAGGTCCACCCCGACACGTACTGGTGGCAGCACTCGGTGGGCAATGTCCGCCAGACCCCATTCAAGAGACTCTGGTCAGAGCGCCCCGATGCCCTGCTGCTCAAGCTGCGCGAACACCCGCGGGCCGTGGGTGGCCGCTGTGGGCAATGCCGCTGGCTGGCGATCTGCAACGGCAATACCCGCACCCGCGCCTGGGCCGACGGCGACCTCTGGGGCCAGGACCCCGGCTGCCACCTCAGCGACGAAGAAATCGGCTTGCACGCGATCCCCAGCGTTGCGACGCCCTGCGCCTGA
- the cobA gene encoding uroporphyrinogen-III C-methyltransferase: MPASIVLPAALQSPFRPGEVALVGAGPGDPGLLTLRAWSLLMQADAVVYDRLISPQLLSLIPLTCARHYVGKAAGCHSLPQPQINELLADLADQGQRVVRLKGGDPFIFGRGAEELEYLLARGIDCQVVPGITAAAGCSTYAGIPLTHRDLVNSCRFITGHLQREGDLNLPWQSLADDSQTLVFYMGLSNLGTIAARLIAAGLAADTPAALISNGTRPDQQVLRGTLQQLPEMALACAEGLPTLTVIGKVVGLFAHQLLEHPARLHPAIPLQPGIARVAS; the protein is encoded by the coding sequence ATGCCTGCCTCCATCGTTTTGCCCGCTGCCCTGCAATCGCCCTTCAGACCGGGTGAAGTCGCCCTGGTCGGCGCCGGTCCCGGTGACCCGGGCCTGCTGACTCTGCGCGCCTGGAGTCTGTTGATGCAGGCCGACGCGGTGGTCTACGACCGTTTGATCAGCCCGCAATTGCTCAGCCTGATCCCACTGACCTGCGCCCGGCATTACGTCGGCAAGGCCGCCGGTTGCCACAGCCTGCCCCAACCGCAGATCAACGAACTGCTGGCTGACCTGGCCGACCAGGGACAACGGGTGGTGCGACTCAAGGGCGGCGATCCGTTCATCTTCGGTCGCGGCGCCGAGGAACTGGAGTATCTGCTGGCCCGGGGTATCGATTGCCAAGTCGTGCCGGGCATCACCGCCGCGGCCGGTTGCAGCACTTATGCCGGCATTCCCTTGACCCATCGCGACCTGGTCAATTCCTGCCGGTTCATCACCGGCCACCTGCAACGCGAAGGGGATTTGAACCTGCCTTGGCAAAGCCTGGCGGATGACAGCCAGACCCTGGTGTTCTACATGGGCTTGTCGAACCTGGGCACCATCGCCGCGCGGCTGATCGCGGCAGGTCTGGCGGCCGATACCCCGGCGGCGCTGATCAGCAACGGCACGCGCCCCGACCAGCAGGTCCTGCGCGGCACCCTCCAGCAATTGCCGGAGATGGCCCTGGCATGCGCCGAAGGCCTGCCGACCTTGACGGTGATCGGCAAGGTGGTCGGTTTGTTCGCCCATCAGCTACTGGAGCATCCGGCCCGCCTGCACCCGGCCATACCGCTCCAGCCTGGTATCGCGAGGGTGGCATCATGA
- a CDS encoding nitrite reductase, which yields MRIGWLAPLLWIGVVPGATAAEPDLALAEQTYQQHCQQCHGVNRIGAAGPALLPQSLSRIKPDEIRQVIENGRPASQMAAFGAVLEPAQIDGLTHYLQRPPAVEPTWSEDDTRRSHHLLADVATLPDKPQHHADPLNLFVVVEAGDHHVNIVDGDRFEVLARFASHFAVHGGPKFSPDGRFVYFASRDGWISLYDLHNLKLIAEVRAGLNTRNLAVSKDGRWVLVGNTLPGNLVVLDARDLSPVKTLATVGLDGQASRVSAVYTAPPRNSFIVALKDVKEVWELSTGPNPDFVPRRIEAEDYLDDFSFSPDYRQLLATSRKAQGGQVIDLDTGRVVTDIALPGMPHLGSGTYWKRDGHWVFATPNISKGLISVIDFDTWKVIKQIPTLGPGFFLRSHANSRYAWTDVFFGPDNDAIHLIDKQTLEIAHTLRPVPGKTAAHVEFTRDGRYLLVSIWDTDGALIVYDSNTLKEIKRLPMNKPSGKYNVGNKIEFAEGTSH from the coding sequence ATGAGAATCGGTTGGCTTGCCCCGTTGTTGTGGATCGGTGTCGTCCCGGGCGCTACGGCGGCTGAACCGGACCTGGCCTTGGCCGAACAGACCTACCAGCAACACTGCCAGCAGTGCCACGGGGTGAATCGCATCGGCGCCGCCGGGCCGGCGCTGTTGCCCCAGAGCCTAAGCCGGATCAAGCCCGACGAGATCCGCCAGGTGATCGAGAATGGACGCCCGGCCAGCCAGATGGCGGCCTTCGGTGCGGTGCTGGAGCCTGCGCAGATCGATGGCCTGACCCACTATCTCCAGCGTCCGCCCGCCGTCGAACCGACCTGGAGCGAGGACGACACTCGTCGCAGTCATCACCTGCTGGCGGATGTCGCTACCCTGCCCGATAAACCCCAGCACCACGCCGACCCGCTGAACCTGTTCGTGGTGGTGGAAGCTGGCGATCATCACGTCAATATCGTCGACGGCGATCGCTTCGAAGTCCTGGCGCGCTTCGCCTCACATTTTGCGGTGCATGGCGGCCCCAAATTTTCCCCCGACGGGCGCTTCGTCTATTTCGCCTCCCGGGACGGCTGGATCAGCCTGTATGACCTGCATAACCTCAAGCTCATCGCCGAGGTACGGGCCGGGCTCAATACCCGCAACCTGGCGGTGAGCAAGGACGGTCGCTGGGTGCTGGTGGGCAATACCCTGCCCGGCAATCTGGTAGTGCTCGATGCCCGCGACCTGTCACCGGTCAAGACCCTTGCAACGGTGGGGCTGGACGGCCAGGCGTCGCGAGTCAGTGCGGTCTATACCGCGCCGCCGCGCAACAGCTTCATCGTGGCTTTGAAAGACGTCAAAGAGGTCTGGGAACTGTCCACCGGGCCGAACCCGGACTTTGTGCCCAGGCGTATCGAGGCCGAGGATTACCTGGACGATTTTTCCTTCTCGCCCGATTACCGGCAATTGCTCGCCACCTCGCGCAAGGCTCAGGGCGGACAGGTGATCGATCTCGACACCGGCCGGGTCGTCACTGACATCGCCTTGCCGGGCATGCCCCACCTGGGCTCGGGGACCTATTGGAAGCGCGATGGGCATTGGGTGTTCGCCACGCCCAACATCAGCAAGGGGCTGATTTCGGTGATCGACTTCGACACCTGGAAAGTCATCAAGCAGATCCCCACGCTGGGGCCGGGTTTCTTCCTGCGCAGCCACGCCAACTCGCGCTACGCCTGGACCGATGTGTTCTTCGGCCCCGACAACGATGCCATCCACCTGATCGACAAACAGACCCTGGAAATCGCCCACACCCTGCGACCCGTGCCCGGCAAAACCGCCGCCCACGTCGAGTTCACCCGCGATGGCCGCTACCTGCTAGTGAGCATCTGGGATACCGATGGCGCGCTGATCGTCTACGACAGCAACACCCTCAAGGAGATCAAGCGCCTGCCCATGAACAAACCTTCGGGCAAGTACAACGTCGGCAACAAGATCGAGTTCGCCGAGGGGACGTCTCATTGA
- a CDS encoding porin: MHNNKNTRQRFLPAVLAGVSSLGLMPWANAEIMLYDKDQTTFSTDGYINAFYVNSDVDRAGEQYDRRQARVKMGFLPNYLGFNMGKQVDDLKLGARASFWVTINDSETNGTDTAIDVRQFYGTVANPEWGEVLIGKDFGLFARSNILLDELLAGYGQVSDTLGLVDGGGVSFGNIGSGYPYPFPTSQITYRTPVMDGLRVAVGIMDPVDTNDNSATGKAYQENPRTESEITYQFDLGGAKIYSWLNGSYQTSDNTDSTVESVTSKGLGYGVQAKMGGLSLTGSGFQAKGINPFFTNNAGEATLRNVDSKGYLLQGSYKLGKNRLALSYGKTDDDGNGVVGSGADYETRGVALFHDINDNLKLVAEYNQFEINGHDTSAQNEDTDTFAVGAVLTW, translated from the coding sequence ATGCACAACAATAAAAATACCCGCCAACGTTTTTTGCCTGCAGTCCTCGCCGGTGTTTCGAGCCTGGGCCTGATGCCTTGGGCCAACGCCGAAATCATGCTGTACGACAAGGACCAGACCACCTTTTCCACCGACGGCTACATCAACGCCTTTTACGTCAACAGCGACGTGGACCGCGCCGGTGAGCAGTACGACCGTCGGCAGGCGCGGGTCAAGATGGGCTTCTTGCCCAACTACCTGGGCTTCAACATGGGCAAGCAGGTCGATGACCTCAAGCTCGGTGCCCGGGCCTCGTTCTGGGTGACCATCAACGACAGCGAAACCAACGGCACCGACACCGCCATCGACGTGCGCCAGTTCTACGGCACCGTGGCCAACCCGGAGTGGGGCGAGGTGCTGATCGGCAAAGACTTCGGTCTGTTTGCCCGCTCCAACATCCTGCTGGACGAACTGCTGGCCGGTTACGGTCAGGTCAGCGACACCCTGGGGCTGGTAGACGGCGGTGGCGTCTCGTTCGGCAACATCGGCAGTGGTTATCCGTACCCGTTCCCGACCTCGCAGATCACCTACCGCACGCCGGTGATGGATGGCTTGCGAGTGGCGGTGGGAATCATGGACCCGGTGGACACCAACGACAACAGCGCCACCGGCAAGGCCTACCAGGAGAACCCGCGTACCGAGAGCGAGATCACCTACCAGTTCGACCTGGGCGGGGCGAAGATCTACAGCTGGCTCAACGGCAGCTACCAGACCTCGGACAATACCGACTCCACCGTCGAATCGGTCACTTCCAAGGGCCTGGGGTATGGCGTGCAGGCCAAGATGGGCGGGTTGTCGCTCACCGGTTCGGGGTTCCAGGCCAAGGGCATCAACCCGTTCTTCACCAACAACGCCGGTGAAGCCACCCTGCGCAATGTCGACAGCAAGGGCTACCTGTTGCAGGGCTCCTACAAGCTGGGCAAGAACCGCCTGGCGCTGTCCTACGGCAAGACCGATGACGACGGCAATGGCGTGGTGGGCAGTGGCGCCGATTACGAAACCCGTGGCGTCGCGTTGTTCCACGACATCAATGACAACCTCAAGCTCGTGGCCGAGTACAACCAGTTCGAAATCAACGGCCACGATACCAGTGCCCAGAACGAAGACACCGACACCTTTGCGGTGGGGGCGGTGCTCACCTGGTAA